A section of the Deinococcus taeanensis genome encodes:
- the trpD gene encoding anthranilate phosphoribosyltransferase: MVHARLMNGEHLSQLEAATFMREVMTGEMSGVRLAAALAALRVRGETPEEIAGFAQAMREHAVRVNVAPRDVLLDVVGTGGDGAHTFNISTTTAFVVAGAGVPVAKHGNRAASSRAGSADVLEALGVNLDATPDVVADAVNTLGIGFMFARNYHPALRHAAAVRSDLAARTVFNILGPLSNPAGATHLVVGVFKPELTRTLAEVLRLLGARGATVVHGNGLDEFSVCGVNTVSGLRDGVVVDRTLHPEEAGVNVHPREAIVGGSPTENAEITRALLTGGGTPAQKDIVALNAGAALRTAGRAASIREGVEQAREIMTGGQGWAVLQRYAAHTRR; this comes from the coding sequence ATGGTCCACGCCCGGCTGATGAACGGCGAGCACCTGTCGCAACTGGAAGCGGCGACCTTCATGCGCGAGGTCATGACCGGCGAGATGAGCGGCGTGCGCCTCGCCGCGGCCCTCGCCGCGCTGCGCGTCCGCGGCGAGACCCCCGAGGAGATCGCCGGTTTCGCGCAGGCCATGCGGGAACACGCCGTGCGGGTCAACGTCGCCCCGCGCGACGTGCTGCTCGACGTGGTCGGCACCGGCGGGGACGGCGCCCACACCTTCAACATCAGCACCACCACCGCGTTCGTGGTGGCCGGCGCGGGCGTGCCCGTCGCGAAGCACGGCAACCGCGCCGCCAGCAGCCGCGCCGGCAGCGCCGACGTTCTCGAAGCGCTCGGCGTGAACCTCGACGCCACGCCTGACGTGGTCGCCGACGCCGTCAACACCCTCGGCATCGGCTTCATGTTCGCCCGCAACTACCACCCGGCCCTGCGGCACGCTGCGGCCGTCCGTTCGGACCTCGCCGCCCGCACCGTGTTCAACATCCTTGGCCCGCTCAGCAATCCTGCCGGCGCCACGCACCTCGTCGTGGGCGTCTTCAAACCCGAACTGACCCGCACGCTCGCCGAGGTGCTGCGCCTCCTCGGCGCCCGCGGCGCCACCGTCGTGCACGGCAACGGTCTGGACGAATTCAGCGTGTGCGGCGTGAACACCGTCTCCGGCCTGCGCGACGGCGTGGTGGTCGACCGGACGCTGCACCCCGAGGAGGCCGGGGTCAACGTGCACCCACGCGAAGCCATTGTGGGCGGCAGCCCCACTGAGAACGCCGAGATTACCCGCGCGCTCCTCACCGGGGGCGGCACGCCCGCCCAGAAGGACATCGTGGCCCTGAACGCCGGCGCGGCCCTGCGCACCGCCGGCCGCGCGGCCAGCATCCGCGAGGGCGTCGAGCAGGCCCGCGAAATCATGACGGGCGGCCAGGGCTGGGCAGTCCTGCAACGCTACGCCGCCCACACCCGGCGCTGA
- a CDS encoding anthranilate synthase component II, whose amino-acid sequence MTPPKLLLIDNYDSFTFNLVQYFGELGADLTVWRNDAFTLDDVRTLNPDAIIVSPGPCTPTQAGLSVQVIRELGPHYPTLGVCLGHQSIGEAFGARVDRARQPVHGKTSPVRHDGTGLFAGLPSDVTVTRYHSLVVRDLPPELVATAWTSDPEEEIVMALRHRQYPVFGVQFHPESIATQAGMDMLRNFLTEVRAHQAAGARA is encoded by the coding sequence ATGACCCCCCCGAAACTCCTGCTGATCGACAACTACGACTCGTTTACGTTCAACCTCGTGCAGTACTTCGGTGAACTCGGCGCGGACCTGACCGTCTGGCGCAACGACGCTTTCACCCTGGACGACGTCCGCACCCTGAACCCCGACGCGATCATCGTGTCCCCCGGACCATGCACCCCCACCCAGGCGGGCCTGAGCGTGCAGGTCATCCGCGAACTCGGCCCGCACTACCCCACCCTCGGCGTGTGCCTGGGCCACCAGAGCATCGGTGAAGCGTTCGGCGCCCGCGTGGACCGCGCGCGGCAGCCCGTGCACGGCAAGACCAGCCCCGTAAGGCACGACGGCACCGGCCTGTTCGCCGGCCTGCCCAGTGACGTCACCGTCACCCGCTACCACTCCCTGGTGGTGCGTGACCTGCCTCCCGAACTCGTGGCGACCGCCTGGACCAGCGACCCTGAAGAGGAAATCGTAATGGCACTGCGCCACCGACAGTACCCGGTGTTCGGCGTGCAGTTCCACCCGGAAAGCATCGCCACGCAGGCCGGCATGGACATGCTCCGCAACTTCCTCACCGAAGTCCGCGCCCACCAGGCGGCGGGGGCCCGCGCGTGA